Below is a genomic region from Deltaproteobacteria bacterium.
TTTTTAGATGAGGGGGGATCGCTAAGGCTTGGACACCTAATCCGTGGCTGTACAGATTAAGAACCTTGTTGTTTCCCCTCATTGGTTTGAGAGAAGTCAACCGAGTTCAGATGGCAGTGGCAAGGGTGAAAATTACGGGTCGCAAAAGAAAAATCAGAAAGTTTAGTTTGAGGTAGGTTTGGACTCAAGCACCTGGGCGGCGGATCTGTTTAGAGTGTCTGGCAGTGTGAACTTGTGGTTTGGGCGCTTGAGAGCTGTGAGGTTTAAAGAGCAAAGGAAGTTCCACGGTTACACCGCCCTTTTGTGTAAACGGAAAGCGCCATTTACGAATTGCTTTGACGACGCATCGGCGTACTCGGCGGTTACTGAGGTTGCTATTTGTGACTTTCGTTTTGCCAACCCGTCCCCAATGGGTGATCTTAAATCGTACATCTATGGAGCCTTCTAAGCTTGGTGTACGTTTTAGCTGAGACTCATAGCAGCTGCGAACGCTCTGGTGTTGGGCCTGAATCAGTTGACCGAGTTCTATTGGGTTCACGCCGTCTTGCCAGCGCTTTCTGGGATCGACCTGCTCAGTGTGAGTT
It encodes:
- a CDS encoding TonB family protein; translated protein: MRSKCPRSRSARSPDVHLPNTMMKTKLTRKTLGTLVLLAGVLSLTTTVQAQSRTSPKSRYATSSTHTEQVDPRKRWQDGVNPIELGQLIQAQHQSVRSCYESQLKRTPSLEGSIDVRFKITHWGRVGKTKVTNSNLSNRRVRRCVVKAIRKWRFPFTQKGGVTVELPLLFKPHSSQAPKPQVHTARHSKQIRRPGA